The stretch of DNA GGGCCTGGGCAGGTGGCAGAGGATTGGGCAGCAGCCTGTTGCTGAGGAACACCCTCAACAGTTGCTCTTACCTAAATAGCCTGGAAGCGCCTGCCCTCAGACCCTTTGAAGAAGACATGAGGCAGCCTCGCCTTGCTcgcccccaccccccagcaaGTGTTTATTCACTCAAAGCGGAAGCCACTGTGAGTGATCCCAGAGCTATAAGTACGTGGGGGAGGAGAAGCAGGAATCGAGACAGGGACGTTTATGGCAAAGCAGATGAGCAAATGGTCTCAATATGTTCAATATAAGAAGTGtttcttttaaaggaaatttaatgGGATTAAAAGAAGCCACGGAGGCTCGCTGGACCCCAGTCCACTCAGCAAACCTCTTTCCCCTGCCCTAGGTGAGAAAGGCCTCAGAACTGTGACCtgataaaaagaaagagatgctACCCAAGCGCTCTGAGGGGTGAAGGGCTTTCGAGAAAGCATCCTATCTATGTCTACTCTTAATTCCTctctgggggaagaaaaggaagttttgttttattttgagacagagtcttgccctgtcacccagactggagtgcagtggtgccatctcggctcactgcaacctctgtctcccaggcttaaacaattcttgtgtctcagcctcccaagtagctgggacttacaagcacctgccaccacgcccggtcccaaggaagatttttaaaaatttgttttaaaaatttgtgagtGGCCAGCAAAGGGGAGGAGGCCAGCCTTTCAGCCCTTGCAGTGGCCCACACGTGTCACAGTTCTACAGGGAACAGATGATGGACAGACCTTGGTCTCCGGAGGCTGGGACAGGACTTGGGGTTTCTGCTCAGCACACTTTCCCAGGGCAGGTGTGTATGTGGATAGGAAGTGACTTTCATTTCTGACAAGGGTCAGCACGTTCCCACTGGCCCTCTTTTTTCTCAGCTAATGCTTACCCCAGAGACAACGAGCTCCCCGCCGAGATTCTGCACCTCGGCCTTGACCTTGCTGCAGATGTTGAGCTGGTGGCAGTAGAGGGCGATGCGTTGCAGGTAGGCCAGCAGGTCCTGCTTGCAAGCCGAGTCCGGGCACTGAAGGGAGAGCACGCTTAGCACCGAGCACCCCGGCCTGGACCAAGCACCTCCCACCCCATGGGTGTTTCTTAAAGGTTCAGGGTGGCACTCACATGCTTCCTGTCCTCTTGCTGGAGCAAAATCACCCAATTACCTGAGGCAGTCACAGCCCTTGCCTATACTCTGCTTGGGGATGGAGGCAGGTGATCTGATGGAAGTCGTTCATGGGACCCTGGCTGTGCCGCACGGCACTGGTTGTACAGCCAAGGCCTTCTGAGCCTCCCGCTGACTTCCCTCCTGTGACAGCAGGGAAACCACTCTGGCCAAGGATCCCCTCACCCCACATGGCAGGGTGGAGGCCTGTGCCCCTCAAGGTGAGAACAAGCCGGCTCAGCAAGTAGGAGCCTGGCTATGGAGGAAAGTCCAGATGTTTTGAGCTAAGTAAACAAATAGCTCTTCTGCTCCGAGGCACTTTGCGTTATTAAGGCCTGATGACAAAAGCCACTCActgcaggctgaggtggaggataaatgagtaaagaaagcaagaaaaaaagcagtCAGGGATGGTCAAAGAGAAAAGGGTGGCCCCTGCCCAGTTCCTGTCTCCCCCCATATCTCAGGGTTTTAGAGGCTCCCAGATTAGGACCAGCCTAGAAAGCTTTACCCAAAGGAAGAAACAGAGCACCTCTTAAGTGTTCATAGCAAGCAAAGTACACCACAGAGAGTGGTATGAACTGAAACCCTGCAGACCATACTGGAGATGAGCTGTATTCTAAGTAGTCATGGAAGCAGGGCAGCCATGTGATTTGCATTTTCAGATGACAGTATTGGCAGCTGGATGCAGAAGGAAgtggagagaggaaagaataGGAAATCAGGAGTAGCCGCAGTAGTCCAAGTGGCTATGGAGCTCTGCAGACAGGACAAGACTGGTTTGTGTTGAGATACATTTGGCTAATGGAAGCAATAGGCCCTATTACCGATTGTGTGGGAGTCAAGGATGCCTTTACAATCTTTGGCTTGAGTAAAGAGGGACGTCTCACACATCCTGTGGCCTAGATGAGGCTGAGAGTTTTGATATTTCAGGGAAGATGGTGGGGAGGTTTGTTAACTACAGAGAAAAACTATAACTGAGAAAGAGCCTCTCTTGATCAGGCTTAAAACAGCAAATGAAACATATTGTACATTTCCAGGTGATATGAACCATATTTTTGTACCTATCAGTGTGAGGGAATAGGGGGATGACGGCAGGGTGACTAAGAGCCACAGTGCTGAGGATGAAGAAACCTGGCCCCATCTGGGCACACCATCCTTCCACAGCACTGGCCACATGGCTTCTGGCTGCCCTCAGCCCCTGCCCAGAGAGGGAACTGAGACATAATAGACAACAGCAGAGGTTAATTTGGCTACAAGTGACGGAAGATTCCAGGACATCCACATCTGCTCTAGAGAATCCTTACGAATCTATGCTGGGATTAATAAGAaccatttttagagatgggtggCAAAAGTGCTGTGGCCCATGAAACTTACCCTGAATGGACCAGGCTGGGCTGCCTGAGTCCCAGAAGGAGCTTGGAGACCCACCTGGCAGGTCTGTCACTTACGTGATTTGCGATGGTGCGGCCAAGCCTGTCCATCCTGGATCCTGCCTCAGCAATTTTCTTGGCAGCACTGATGACATCTGATGTATTTTTGAGTGGTCCTTTACCTCTGAGAAGAGAGAACAAGGATCATTGTATGCGAAGCCCCTCACAGTTGGAGATGAGTAGAAAACAGATGTCCACAAAGCCCCATGGCCTGGGCTGTCTAAGCCGCTGTGCAGGTGACCTGTGGAGAAGAAAGTGGCCCCTGTGCAGCCTGGTGGGGCCAGGGTGCTGCTCACCGGGTGAAGTCAGTCATCTCCATCATAATCATGCACATCTGCTTGGCCAGCACAATGATGTCATTGCCACTGTCATCCCATTTGGACACTTCAGCATCCAGCTTGCTCTTTTCTTCCTGGAAGCTGGCCACCTGTTCCGCAATCTTCGCTTTTTGCTCCTGGGGAAGCTGAGCCATGATCGCCTGTGATCAGAAGCACAAAGAGCTCTTACATAAAAAGAATATGAAGTTCTCAGAGTGCATTAGCCAAGAATATTTCCAACAGGCAATCTATGGCATAGGTAGGATAATGCTTTAACAGATTTCATTTTGCCTAAAGGgctatttctctcattttttgcAGACACTTACAGCAGCCTGAATTTCCGACCCACTTTCGAGCACAAGTTTTAGTGTGGAAGCAAACAGCGAGGGGTGGAAGGCTAATGCGGAAGCTTTGGAATCACAACTGTGCAGGGACAGAACCtgctttttaattctttaatataAGACAAGAAATGAGAGAAAGGGTTGATGAAAGTATGGAACCCTTTCCCTGGTGGACATTTCCAGCTATTCAAGGTGAACTGAAAGTGGCTTCAGAATGTACACCTGAAGAAAGAGGGCTGAGCACTAAGGCCATACTCGAGCAGCACCTGGAGGCCTGCTGCCCACCTCCAGCCCACAGACCTGCGGCTGAAGCTCCTccctctcagcttcccaaagtgctcatGACGGAGCAGGACATAAGGCAGCGATGTGCTCGCTGTTCACGACAGATTTCCAAGGAGTGAAATCAAAGACTCCTTAGAAATATTTCTTGGCATCCTCCCCAAAACATAAATGCTATTGATTGAAGATTTAATGACTCAAATGAATGCAATGGCTCTGACTGGCTTTCTTGAATGTAccactgttatttttttaaacccaTGAATAATTAAATAGTTCATACCCATGGCATCACTGAGATGGCTAAAGGCAGCAATCTTTTTCAAATTTCACGATCCTTTCAACAAACACTGCATTGACTAAATTTCAGCCCTTTCCTGACCCAGGGCTCTATCATAAACCAAAGCCCCAGGGCACTGCAGAGGAGGCCCAGGACCTGGTCTGTCTCTAGCTGAGGAGGCTACAAGTGACTAGCAGGTGCCACAACTTAGTTGAACTTCAGTCTActgccagagagagagaaatggtgTTCTGAATACTGAGGCTGTTTTCCTGGAAACAAGAAAGGGGACAGGGAAGGTGGCAGCACAAGCTGAACTGCCCCACAGAGCGCTTCCTTACCCGGGCACTCTGGCCAGCTATCAGCTGATCGTCTTCTGTCTGGACGCTTGTCCTACTTCTGACATCGAAATCTTCTGTCTCAAAGTCAGAGTCATCCAACTCCTCAGGGGTCTGCCACCAAGACAGAGATCACAAGTCAGACACATCTCTGGGTCACAGGCCACCAGCCCCCAGCCACCCTGAGCCTCTTGGCCAGGTGCACGGAGGCCCAGAATTCTGGATTTCAATGTGCAGTGTTCTGAACAGTATGATGAATAAAGTCACAATCACTCAGCATTTGTCTCGAGCCTCTGCTTCACTGCTGCACGCGCTGGGCTGCCTGGCCCACAGCAGGCCTGCGCTGGCTTCACTGTGTGTGGGGCTCAATGGCTATCACTGAGTCAATTCACTATTTCTTTATAAGACAtaaggttgttttttttcctttgagacagagtctcgctctgtcacccaggctggagtgcagtggcgtgatcttggaatcaatgcaacctccatctcccgggttcaagtgattcacctgcctcagcctccgagtggctgggattagaggcaacacgccaccacgtccagctaatttttgtatttttagtagagacgggattccaccatgctggccaggctgctcttgaactttgacctcaggtgatccacccctgccctgggctcccaaaatgctgggtgggattacaggcgtgaaccaccgtgcccggtgaCATAAGGTTTTTACTTCCTAATTTACTTCCCCAACACCTGTATTTTAAAGACAAAGATGAGAACTGTCCTGGATAGAAAAGGTACTGACTTAAAAATAGAGGTGTTTTGTATAGTATTAAGCAGATTTGTTTAACTTTCCTACTTtatgacaaaaagaaaattaaataactgaGCCTTCTGTTAGGGTACCAAGGCTGCTTGGAGGAGTAAAAATAGGCAATTTTAAAGTATTCTTTTGACTTtcatcaaaagaaaagaagggagaataTGACAGGTAAGGGCTGAGTAAATACCCAAGGGACTGATTACTCGTCCTAGCTCTTTGctttaattatgaaataaaattcttattttgtaCCAACTACCAGCCTCTCATGATTAGCTACTGACTTGAAACATAATGTTGTCCTCTGGCAGTTATCAGTAAGGGGGCAGCAGGCAGAACAGCTGGGGTTGGCGCTCGGCCCAGCCGGCTGGCCTGTGACAGGAGGGCAGTGAGGCGAGTCCCTCATCTGTACCAGGATCTAGTCCAAGCGCAGCCCAAGGACTTGCTGTGAGGTTCAAACAAGAAGATACGCAAGAAACATTCCGGAGCCACCAAGAGCGTGCTGCGCAAAGGCTGGGCCTGTCCCTTGATGAGGTAAGGAGTGGATGCTCACTCAGGTGGCACCAGACAGCATGTCCGCGTGAGGTCCTGGAGGCCGACGGACTTGGTGACACAAAACACAATGCCAGCACTGACGGTTTTAACACTGCAGTCACACATGCCTTCGGGACTGGCATGCAATCAGTTAAGGGGCTTTTCAAAGGACCACCTCCTAACATCATCTCTGCCTTCCCAGGACCCCATCGCAGACCCAAGAACCGTTCTTGCCAAGAAAACCGAGtactctcattcattcattcattcattcattcattcattcattctctctctgccAAGCATTCTGGGCCCTAGAGATACAAAGTGACAGACAGATAAAAATTCCTCTCATGCGTATTCTAATGGAAGAAATGGCAACAAAGTAAGCAAATGAATTATATGACACATCAAAAGTGGCCAGTGTATAAAGAAAGCAGAGAGGAATAAAGCGAGGTTTTAACTCCATGCGGGTGTTAGGAAAAGTCTGATGAGAAGGTGCTCTCAAGGAGGGGGTAGGCGGGGCGGGCGGCAGCATTGAGGCTGTGGGGAAGGGGCGTTGGCCCAGGGAACTGCGTGAATAGCAAGGAGGCCACAGAAGTGGGGCTTAGCTCACTGCCCCTATGTCACCAGCTTGCCTGGAACCCCATGAGCACAAGGGGAGATCAGCAGGAGATGAGGTTGGAGAAGTGACAGGTTCTAGTCCTAGAAAGCCTTGTAGGCCAGCATAAAGAATGACGTGGCTGCCTGTAGAGAGGATGGCACAGAGGATAACATGATCTGACTGAAGCTTAGAGAAATCGCTCTGGCTGCCCTGTGGCTCATGAGACTGTAGGCACCCAGGATTGGAAAGGGGAACCAGCTGAGTGGCACCTGCATGAACCCGGATGAGAGGTGCTGGCGGCTTGGACGAGGGTGAGAACATGTTCAGGTTCTCTACTGTGAAGGGAGAGCCAAAAGAATTCACAGATAAAGCGGATGTGGGGTATGGgacaaaagggaaataaaagatcTGAGGTCTGCGCATGAGCAAGGGAAGACGGAGTCACTATCAACATGTGCTGCCTGGGTGGAGCAAGTGAGAGGGAGGAGGCAAGGTGCACAGGCAAGTGTGGAACTTAGGAGAGTCGGCCTCTAGACAGGACTCTGAAGAGGCCAAGGACTTCCCAGCAGGCCACACCCATGTTTCACAGGCTgaggagatggggagaaaccagccaAGGAGACTGAGTAGGGGTGTGGGTCAAgagattttttcccccttaaaaatGGGAGAAATCATCATAGGCTTGGGGAAAGGTACAGAAGGCAGGGGGTGAAGAAGCTGGGACCCCAGTACAAGGACATGCAAGGGACGGCCTCGGCCAGAAGCACCAACAGCAATGCCCATAGTCCTAGGAGGAAGGCAGAGCACACAGGCATGGATGCAGCGGGGTGGCCGTACTAACTGCCTCAGTATCCTCAATGAAATCGGCAAGAGGGCCAAATAGCACAGGGGCACAGGTGTGGGTGGGTGGACGGGCACCTGTTGCAGGGCAGCAAGGGCCCACAAATGGCCGCGGCTTCTGCGGCTCCATCGGCGTGGCTGTGGCCATCTGCACTGTGCTCATGAGAGCAGGATCTTGCTAAGACTGCACCTTGCAAGGCAAGTGTAAGGAAACAGCTGGGCAGAGGAGTGAGAATATTCAACTATGGACTCAAAGCTGAAAAAAGACTGAACCAAGGACACAAGGGGCTGAGTGAGTGTCAAACAGGGAGGACCAACTGACTGAAGACCCCACAGTGGACTCAAAAGGCTCGCTGGGAGTTGCAGGACTCAAGGGCGCAACCTCAACAATAGAACCGGGCTGCTGGGGATGACAAAGACAATGGCAGGCAGTGACAAAAGCTGAGGTACGGCTATGGCCacaaggctgaggtggaggaggaCAAGACATCAAGAAACTGAGACGCCCAGGGGCTGGAAGGGTAATTCTTGAATGAAGACAGGAATAGTGTCAGAGAGCAGGACGGTAAGCCGGGAGCTCAACCACAGATGCCGCAGAGGCCCGTTTCTCCTCTGCCCTTGCTACAGGCCCTCCAGGCATTCTGGCTATGGGGAAAGGGGTTCAGCACTTGGCCATGAGCCTAGGAGCATCACCTGGGGCCACTTCTCCCCGCAACACCCTGGGGTTCCATCATCCTGTCTGCCTGCAGCCTCTCCGAAGAGAGGGGCACTCCATGTGAACAGTAACTTGAATCTGCATTACGAAAAGACTTCCTTCTCTGATACTAGCTTGAGAAccattattttctataatttcctGCCTAACTCAAACTGAAGCCTCATGTTGTAGAGACTGTTTATCCTAAATTAAATCGTCAACTCAGGCTAGCTCCTCTTCTTGGCCCAAGTTTGGGCTCTAACTTGCAACTAACAGTCATTTTAGACAACGTAATTAAATATATCTCATTCTAACAGATTTTAGATTCATGGTTTTAATATACTGCTACCGCATCTGCCGAGTTCTAGAATGACGCATTGCTCAAGTTTAGCAAATGATAAGAAAGAAGCTGTTAAGTCTGAAATGCAGTTACTCACCCTTATCATCAGCACTGCTTTCCTGATGTCCCGGATGCCATCATATACCAGGCGGGAGGCATCGATAAACTCATTCTCATCCATTGGCTGGGCAGGGTCCGAGCTGAGGGCTTCCACGGCCGCCTCTACTTGCTCAGTAAAACGTGGCATGACTGTGGAGAAAGGGGCACAGCAGATGTCCTGGTATGCAGGCAGCATCATTCCCCTGACCCTCCCTGAATCACTCAGCTAGACAGAAAGAGGTGACGCTTATGATGAAGAGCCTCTACTTCTATCTATGTGAGGAGTATTTATGGTTGAAATAAATGCAGTATTTTACAACAACTCAACAACTCAAATCATCTTTTTCTCTGCAACAGAGGGATTGGATGGTTGAGAACTTGGAAGTGAGACTAACTTGAAGCCTTGCTTAAGAATGGGACCTACCTTAATTTAGTCTTTACTCACTAATAAGAGGTTAAACTCAGAAATTCATCTTAAATAGTGTGTTTAGAATTAGTCCCATGATTACTCATGAGATACACATGAAGAAAATATGCTTGTGAGGCCTGAATTTGGCTATGACCAACTTCTCAGGAGCCCAATGTGCCATGAGACCAAATCTGAGTTCCCGACTCCTCCTTCCTCACCACAGGGCTGGGCTAATCGGGTGGCCTGCCCTACTCAGGTTGCAGTGTGTGCGAGCACTGAAAAGCTAGAGTTCCCGTACCTGTGTTGGAGAGAAGCTTAGTGGCTTCCAGAACCTTCTCTGTGTAGACTCCAGGCTCATAGTTGTCCATCTCTGAGGTGACTACATGAATGACCCGGGCTGCCCGGCCTCGAATTGCACCAGCTGTGCGGTCCAGGCCATCCACATCCTTCTCCTGGAGAGCAATGACACATTTGTTCACATCTTCCAAAATGTGATTCTCTGGAGAACAAGCAAAAAGCTGAATGAGGAAGGAGGCCTTCTATGAGAAGGTGGCAACTGTAAGCTGGCATCTATCATTTATTGTTTGCTTGGTGCCAGCCACAGTGCTGAAAGCTTTACATATATTTCATTGGAGAGACCAGTGACTAGTgacagagacagaaactaaaCCTGTTATCACCCTCAAGAATAACAATCTTCATTCcaggctttaaaaataaaacaaaataaaacaaaaaacaggagacATGCCCATCTTTGAGACACAGTTGTTCTGTAAGCCTGGCAGAAAATCACAGAAGCATCAATAACTTCTCTTCCTCTAGCTTCACTGACCCTGTGTCCCAAATAAAGGAAAGGCTAAATTAGAACAAAAGTCCACTGTccgctctccctctccctccaggaGATGCTGATGATATTCAGACAATCTACCAAGAAGCCAGTACAGCCCAGGGATAGGAGAAGGTGCTGGAAAGCAGGTTGAAGCCTCCTCTAgaggagcctgaggcatgagatGAACTATTTAATAACCCTCTTCATGGTACACAGATGGGCTTATTGTGATATCTGAAGGGTCCCTAGAGGTGAAAACCCCTGACTCCTATGAAGCTGATGGGTGGCTCCTAACAGTCACACAGCTGAATTTGGGCAAAACACCACAACTATTTTTCCTCAAAGGAAAAAGCCTGACACTATACATTTTTAGGAACCCCACCACAAAGAGTTTGCTCAAACTCATCTATAATAACAACGTGGAAGCAAACCAAGAGAAGAGTGGATAAGTGAATTATGGgaactatgcagccattaaagtgcatatctggaggctgaggcaggaggatggcttgaacccaggaggcagaggttgcagtaagccgagattacgccgctgcactccagcctgggcaacagagtgagactccgtctcaaaaacaaaaaccaaaacaaacaaaaaatacctttCCAGAAAAGGCCAGGAAATAGTAAGAATTCTTATTAGAGAAGGGAAAACTAGATTACTGCAATATAGTTAAGACCATATTTTGATCTCTATTAATTACAGATTATGAGACTTGCCAGGGTTTATACCAATGAACTAATGAAAGAGTAAACATATTAAACTTCTaacataaacacattttaagaGGGACATTTAAACCAATTACAAGAATAAACGGATTTGGAGCCCATCACAAGCATTTCTGAAGTATATAAACTCTAATAATTCAAACTAAAAAATGTACTGAGCAGGCCGACCATACAAGGTCTTGGGTTAAAAATTGTTGCTTTTACTGGATCTAACACGATACCATTAAGATGAAACTTGCATTgctaaggaaaagaaaggaataaaatggaaagaaagtgtGTTGATAACAAAACTAAGAACCAATATTTTCTCATATCATTGATTTTAAGACTCATCCCTGTTTCAGAATCAATGAAGTATGGCATTCCTTCCCGTTCATTAAACAAAGTGACCCAAACTTCTACCAAGGATTTTTTAACCTTTGTCTagatacatctttttttttttttttttttttttaaatccatctaGACTTTCTTGAATTCATCCTGGCCTTCTTCTAGATGAACCTAAACCAGGAAAGGGTACGCCATTTTTTAGAGTAACATTCCCCACTTCAGGAAGCTGAACAAAGTAATATTCTCTACCCTCATGAAACACTTGTCTCTAGGAAAGCCCCAGGCTCGCTGAGGCTGCCGCCCAGGACAGAGCACCCAGCCTCCTCTCCACAACTGAACCTGATGCGGGGAGGTGCGAGTCCACTGTTTAACGGAGGGGGCCAGGCTGTGCCCACACTAACTGAAACCATAAATCATTTTAGCTAAGGAAACAGCATAGGTCCACTATGAGTAGATACACAAATCTGTACCCATGAACAGCTGTCCAACACATGATTTATAGGTGTGCttctaatagaaaaaaatcatacacacacacacaccagtccATATAAAATATGGACAACtatatgtaaatgaatataaaagGAATTATATTATGGACACTATTGTATCTTTTTCACTTGAAAACCTTTCTAGGTATGGCCCTACAGATCTACCTCATccattttaatggctgcatagtacccTACTGAAGAGATGGAGGGGCTATAATTCACTTATTCAATCTTCCCTTAGACATTCTGGTTGAAGAAAACATCCCTATACAGGTATTTTGGCAAACATTTGTGACACTCCCCTAGAGAAAATGTCTAGCAATGAGATCGCTGAGTTAAAAGGTATATATGTTTAAAGTAGAAGTATGGTACCTAATTGCCCTCCAGGAACGGTGCCGATTGGCATTCTCCATAAGAGATGTCAGAACTTCAGTCTACAATGTGTAGCACTAGAGCCTCCTCTTTGTACCCTCTGCcctgggtatctttatagcaagcAGCGTATGCAGGGCTGCTgcacacaaagaaaatgaaaatgatgttTCATACTTTATGTAGAGGATTTACCCTGTGACATGAACTATTCTGAGGGCTTGCCATGTAAACTCTATGTAGTaggcttaaaaaggaaaaaaaaaatcaccggCCAGGTGATTTCTGAttacatggtggctcatgcctgtaatcccagcactttgggaggctgaggcggacagatcacaaggtcaggagatcgggaccattctggccaacatggtaaaaccccatctctactgaaaatacagaaattaggtgggtgtggtggcaggtgcctgtaatcccagctactcaggaggctgaggcaggagaatcgcttgaacccgggaggtggagactgcagtgagccaagatcacgccactgcagtccagcctggcaacagagtgagactccgtctcaaaaaaaaaaaatcaccactaGTCTAACTTCACCACTTCCTCCAAAGACAGAAACTCTGTCTATAGTTTAGCATTTCTGCTATTAAACACAAAACCAACATTTAGGTACAGTAATCTTTCTATTTAATGACCTCCCAATCAGACCAAATATTTTGGACACACTGACACTTAATGAAGGAGAGTGCAAATTACCACTCCAAGTGTTGCTCCAAAGCATTTAATGCATTATATTGTTTCTAAGAGCATTtagtaaaaaatttaataaacccAATTACAGCTTCTCTAAACAATCACTTGCATCTTCAAAAAAAGGGAGCCAAAACTGCAACATGTAAGCAGAGTGAGAGAATGGAAATCAATAACATTTCCATGGAAAATGTTTATCAAATACAATCCAAGTGAAATTCAAAGAGTCTCTATCACTTTGATGAATTTCAAACCACTCTCCTTAAGGGATTGgtcaatataaatatattcttggTTTGCTGAATGCTACCATTTTAAACCATCTCCAATATTTACAAGGCAGCATTTGGAATAGAACAGCTTGTGGCTGAGGAGACCCTACCCCTCCTCCCTGGAGGTATCATGCATATTCCTCTCTTTCTATGCAAGTGCGACTGTCACATTATTTGGCAATGACCAAAGTTCCCCTGCCCTACAGCCTCATAAAATGCTGGCATGGGGTCTTGGTGGCTGCACCAGGTTATACACAAGATGACTATTACTTTTTGAGCCACAGATCAGGACATGACTTGTTCTAAGTATGAGGGAATTTCTGGAACCAATGGGGCAGAATATCCAGAACAAAGGAGTTGAAGCCCTACTCCATAAATGATTTACTCATGGACAGGTTCTCAGTGACTGGACAGCACTATAGCCAATATCCAGGCCCCATGGAGTGTAAAAGAATTTGATGGTGGAAAATCACAAATGCAAATACTACATAAAACCTCTCACACTGTATCAAAGGGCCTCAAGCCCCAGGagacagaagaaaacaaacactCCAAGGAGTCAGGGTGCATCCCTGCTGTTCGTTTAGTAAAAGCTACGAAGCCCACCTACCTCAAAAGCCAGATCCTGTGCTGGGCACTTGCCAGGCAGCCCC from Macaca nemestrina isolate mMacNem1 chromosome 6, mMacNem.hap1, whole genome shotgun sequence encodes:
- the LOC105467073 gene encoding catenin alpha-1 isoform X2; the protein is MTKKTRDLRRQLRKAVMDHVSDSFLETNVPLLVLIEAAKNGNEKEVKEYAQVFREHANKLIEVANLACSISNNEEGVKLVRMSASQLEALCPQVINAALALAAKPQSKLAQENMDLFKEQWEKQVRVLTDAVDDITSIDDFLAVSENHILEDVNKCVIALQEKDVDGLDRTAGAIRGRAARVIHVVTSEMDNYEPGVYTEKVLEATKLLSNTVMPRFTEQVEAAVEALSSDPAQPMDENEFIDASRLVYDGIRDIRKAVLMIRTPEELDDSDFETEDFDVRSRTSVQTEDDQLIAGQSARAIMAQLPQEQKAKIAEQVASFQEEKSKLDAEVSKWDDSGNDIIVLAKQMCMIMMEMTDFTRGKGPLKNTSDVISAAKKIAEAGSRMDRLGRTIANHCPDSACKQDLLAYLQRIALYCHQLNICSKVKAEVQNLGGELVVSGVDSAMSLIQAAKNLMNAVVQTVKASYVASTKYQKSQGMASLNLPAVSWKMKAPEKKPLVKREKQDETQTKIKRASQKKHVNPVQALSEFKAMDSI